From Cucumis melo cultivar AY chromosome 1, USDA_Cmelo_AY_1.0, whole genome shotgun sequence, a single genomic window includes:
- the LOC127150804 gene encoding S-protein homolog 5-like, which translates to MCIYSLFLSRPNQYQYKTKGSIFIQPVTTVVIVNQIEYGIPVTVHCKSKNDDLGVHVLPLGQGYSFKFRPNLVGTTLFFCSFTWTGQHQIYWFNIFDDKRDAGKCTTCRWIIHEYSMCLQDPTNPGKDICYNYGDKEPSIV; encoded by the exons atgtgtatatattcactatttctatcacgtcccaatcaataccaatacaagacaaaag gatcgatcttcatccaaccagtaactacagttgtaatcgtcaaccaaattgaatatggcattcctgtcaccgttcactgcaaatccaagaacgatgacctaggagtccatgtccttccgcttggacaaggctactcgttcaagttcagacccaacctcgtggggacgacattgtttttctgcagcttcacatggactggacaacaccaaatctactggttcaatatctttgacgacaaaagggatgcagggaaatgcaccacatgcagatggatcattcatgaatatagcatgtgcttgcaagacccgacaaaccctggcaaagatatatgctataactacggagataaggagccaagcattgtgtaa